aagttttattttcctttaaaattatattacatcttaattcttaataatttaatttattataattacacgcactaattttcctttaaaattatattatatcttaattcttaataatttaatttattataattacattattggaagagctgtcttgaaacacgtctacTTCCaacattagtcaagtcccgactaattgagctttgactttgagccgagcgagcacgaagggtacacccccccccccccaccccccaatgacattgacaatcgacgatcgcgcgatcgacggcgatcgataatatcgataactgcgattatttccaattatttaatattcgcgataatttattttgcaataatgctatccggtgcccgataaattatttcatcatttaaattgttcatgaaAAATACCAACGAGTTTTAATTAACAAGAGACTCGCATAAATCTATCGAATTGTTCAAGTTATTATAtcgaataatatagtaatatagtaatataataatatagtaatataataatataacaatataacagtataacagtataatagtataatagtataacagtataacaatataacaatataacaatataacaatataacaatataacaatataacagtataactgtataacaatataacaacataacaacataacaacataacaatataatacaatagtataataatataaataaataaataagttaataatagataacaaataaattgtaataatttcggTACACCATGTACGTCCTCCACAACTATAACAAATAAGAGATCGATCATTCAATATCATTGCATCATCGTTACGCAATCGACGTGGTCGAAAACCCAGCGAAACCTCCGCCGCGGTTATATTCCGGAATAAATCGGACATTTCATACGCGTCGATCGAACAGCTTCCTAAACAACAGATCGGTCGATAGAAGCGCAATCGTGCGCGTCCGGAAATGCCTTTAATCGTAGACCGCAGCACACAAACTATACCCCTCGAACTCGTTTCGCGAACAAGTGTCGGTCAGCCCCGGTTCAACAAGCAGTCTTACCGTTTCCCTTGTCCGATAATCAAAATCTGGAACAATCGGGGTGGCGGTGATCGATTGATCGACACGGTCGTGGAGAGCGGGTGACTCTCGACCCGGAGTTTTCGGACAGAGGAAGGCCCGCTCGATTTAATATAGAATTCTATTTACGCCGTCGGCGTGCATTGTTCGTTCGTGCGTTGACGTAGCACGCGCACGGACCAACACCCGGCAGCAGCCTACAGGCACGACGTCCTTGATCCGCCGATCATACACGGGTATAATTAAAGCCTGATGATCGCTCCATGGCTCGCAGATTGATCGGCGGCTTATCCGCCGAATCAGTTTACGGTAATCCAGAGGGAGCCGAGTGGTCCGCGTTGCACCGCCGAGGTTTCTGATCGCCTATCGAGCGTCTACAATTTCCCGGAAAATTTCGGGTTTATCTGTTGCAATAGCAATCGATCATTACTTATCCGCGTGTCTTCCAATTCTcagaattattcgattattgTTGATAATGACACGAGTGCATTGTTACAAAACGTGTATGCGTTGTTATTAGCATTTGTATTGTTTAGACTTCACGgagaggttcccgaggtgatttggagcaactttttcctttgcgaaatttttctccgaggctccgttcacgagttattaaggaaaaacgcgGACTAATCGGAGCGCCAGTGCGGCCAGCGCTTCGCCCTCGCGGCCAgtgctccgccctcgcggccaatgcctcgtcgcgccggccgtctgacgcggcgagggcggagcgctggtcgcactcgcgctccgattagtcaacgtttttcgttaataactcgtaaacggagtcgcggatcgcattttcgcaaaggaaaaagttgctccaaatcacCTCGCGaacccgcttgtacaataatttttggactaataataatttctatgaTTATTTTAAGCTGTTTGTATCGTATAAACGCTGTTATAATATAACAACACTGTCGTTCGATCTTTGCATATTTATGGCGTACGCGAATCTTAAAAGTGCAAGAAATAAATTAGCAACGTCTAACAGCATCTTCGTGTTATTATTAAACATTCCCGTTATTTCTGAACGCTCGAATTACAGTTACATATTATTGAGTggcattatatgtatatattgaaTGGCGTAACATATATGACGAAAATATAAGATGATAATCACGAGAAAAATCACCAAGAAAATTAGGACGGAAATCGCGACGTGATCTCAAGATactcgacatatttgcaaaaCTCGCCAcgtcctgctacctgactcgGCCGGAAAAGTTGCTGTCCTAAGAGTTAATAATTGTAGCACACGGAAAGAATCGTTTAACCGAACCTGATGATGGAAGAGGGGTGGGTATTAAGTAACGCACAAATACTTTCTGCGCCGATAAGTGGTGCttgtaagaaataaaaattttatttcaatagtGTCCATCTCTGGAAAAGAATAAGACAAAAAAGAAATATACAAATCCTTGCATCATTTAAAAATCGCACAATATTGTTGCGATCACTCCTTTTATTTAcatacaataaagaatataaactataatacaacacaactcaatacaattatatttcagatcttccaacttgaaatgttgctcgttcgacggtccgatctcgactcttcgactGTCTGTTGTTAGCACTCTCCGATTGACTGTTGCTACCATTCTTCGATTGTCTGTTGCTACCACACTTCGATTGTCTGTTGCTAGCACTCTTCGTGTGTCTGTTGCTACCACTCTTCGATTATCTGTTGGAACAATTCTTCCGTTACAACACCTATCTTCTATTGCTtcttaaggagttgttcacagcagtgcagtttcacattacactCGACTCGATTTGGAGAaatcgccgtaacaatatatttttgtagTTTCAGCATTCTGCTAGGGATGGCGCCACCAGTTCTTGGCGAGCAGTTACAGAGTTCTTCTACGGATGGTATCACCAGTTCTCGGCGAATAGTTTCGCTGTTCTGCCACGGATGGCGCCACCAATTCTTGGCGAGTAGTTTCAGCATTCTGCCACAGATGGCGCCACAAGTTCTCGGCAAATAGTCTCGGCATTCTGTCACGAATAGCGCCACCAGTTCTTGGCAAGTAGTTTCGACGTTCTGCCGCGGATGGCGCCACAAGTTCTCGGCAAGAAGTTTCAGCGTTCTGCCACGGATGTCAATGTTCTACAGAGTTCTATTTTTTTCCAAAAGAGGCACTATCATCGCCTGCATTCATACACAACGCAGGATCGCCTAAACACCAATTAATGGACATCTCTATACATATACAGTTAACGTTGAACAGCGGAAACAGATTGTACGCATAGTTGTATATGTACTTATCTATAGTAAATACCTATAGGTACGTAAATGTGCAAGGTGTGCATAGATAACCTTATTTTCCGACTGTGACATGTCGCTCACTCAAATATAAACAGCAAATAATAATTCGGTTCTCATcgcatttataattataaaaagaatTACATATCAAGTAGAAGCAAAGCTGTGACTAAATCCAGCGTGCGGTGCAGTGTTCGTTTAACATTTCATCAAGGTAGATACTTGTTCCTAAAAACTCTAATTTTCGAAACAACTTTTCGTATTACAGATCAATGTACTGCTCGAAGGTCTCTCATACACGGAAAATGTCAATTATCGGTTTCGATCGATGCCACGACGAGCAACGCAAACGCCGTATCGAATGTCGCGGTTAAGGCTCACGGTTTCTCCAAAAATGTTTTTCAGTTTCAATGGTGCCTCATCTGTTTGAAATGTAATGGAAGGTTTTAATAACCATAGCAAATAAGAGAACAACAAGCAGCAAGGAAAGAAACTTTTGCATTCTTATGAACGGATACAACTTTCATCCATGGGGAGACTAAGGAACAAATACAGAATCCAAGCATGAGAATCGAAACAGCCAGCCTGTAAGCATGACCAGATCGATATGGTAATGTTGGTTGTTCGATCATTTTGTAAGCCTTCCTTTCTTTGAGTGTCTACATTTTCTTATTCTAGAAGGAACGAAGACTATATATTGTAACATGATACGTCCCTTTTTGGAAGAAGATGCCTGGTGTTACTGGGTTGTATCTGTCGGAGCTTTATTATCCTTTCTAGGGTTCATTGCTGCGTGTATTTGCAGCTGTCGGCGTAGTGAGACAAAGTAATTATACCGTTAGATATATATCTTGAATGGATTGAATAAATGTTAATTTTGAACAGAAACGAATTTCTCGGACTGGCTGGTATGGTAACGTTGAATAGTGCGGAGAACGAGAGTTTTGCTGGAATCCCGAACGATGTCTCCGCACGTGCTACTAGCCAGGATACTGCCGACATTGGAAGAAGGTAAAaagctttctttttttctcctcTTATTTGTTGAAATGCTGTGTAAAATCGTATTCCATTAAACATAGATACGGTTTTAATCAATTCGATTTTACAGGACGATTGGCGCGAATAGAAGTCTTCCAGATATACCAAAGGACAAGAGACACGATGACACGGCCGAATCGGTGTCACAAGATATTTACGAAATTACGGAAACGACTGCCGACAATTCGGAGTTGTACGCCACAGTACAGGGCGCAGGTATCACAATTTTCTTCGGTATTGATCTGCATGGAACTGgaaagaatatttttatgtaattcTATATCGTGGCTAGCAATCGGTTGTTGTAACGAAGAATGCAATCGCATCGGTATAATGTTTCATCATTGGATATAGGTCTCACGGTAGAAGTGTCCGAACACGAGATACAACAAGTGAATCAACAAAACTCTTCGATCCGAAAGAACTCAACTCGTCGGTACTCGAGATTCGTGTCCGTCGCATCTGACAATGGTACGAACGAAGGTATGAATAGGATCGGTTCTGACCGTGGCTATTATCCTTCTAAGCGCATATTTTATCGATTCCAGTCGAGCATCCGTACGCTCAACTTAAAGATGTGCAGAAGACCGAGGCTAATCAAGGCTCGAGTAGGTAAGAACATTCGAAGACATCGTTGGAAAACGCTTGTGTAGGTGTATTGAGTCGACGTGTCATTTAAATGGTTGCGCATGTTTCAGGGACAATGTTTGGTCTCCGATCGATACCAGAATACCATCCGCGTCCACGAGTCAAGATGGTGAAAAGAATCCGGTTGCACCGCCAAGAACTCGTCGATCGTCATCTCACAATTCCCTGCTTTCCGACGACATCGCTTCTCGCGGTGGCGAGATTCAAGCAGCGAACGCGATCTCGGGTGGAGTGCAAGCGAATCAAGAGTTACCGTACATGACACCACCGCTGTTAATGCTATTGCCACCGTCGCAGTCACAGTCACAGTCACAGTCGCAGTCGCAGTCGCAACCACAATTGGAGACACCGTCGCAATCCCAATTATTACAGTTACCGCAGCAACCACAATCGCAACCCCAATCGCAGTCACAATCGCAGACACAGTCGCAGTCGCAGCAAACGCAACTGTCACGGTCTTCTCAACCGCAACCAACAAGTCCCCAGCAACACTTTAGCGGGGATTCTCAAGACTCGAGTAAGTCATCGGTGCATGAAAAACGTAGCGTGGCACATGAACGATTAACGAGAACAGAATGGTTCGATTTGCTTGGTCTTATAGAAGGATACACCAGTATAAGCGTGAGAGAGCCTCTGGCCAATATAATTGCTCAGACGAAGACGACTTGTCGCcaaaaccaatccgggcgactgCTAACTGATCCTCACTACGCGACCGTGTCGGATGACTCCGGTGAGCctagtgttcatttgtttcgagttcACGCGAACATTTTGAGCACATAATTTTTTCCGCAGACGAAATGTACGCTGCGATCGACGAACAAGACAAGGTATATACCAGCGGTAGCGAAACATATGCTCAGATTCAACCGACAACGACGGAAACCCAGCGAGCCATTCAGACCGAACAGGCGTCGTTTCCGATGATGTCGCGAGCTCCGTCTCGGTCGGACGAAGCGCAGTCTGCTGCACCCCAACCTCCGAGCGTGGACAGTTTGCGTCACGTGGCGCACGCACACTCTAGACAAGGTAAGTCGGTTGTATGTGACATATTCCATATTATACACACATTGAATATCAATGTATAGATACAACTAGAACTGATTCGGTCATTGATCGTAGCTTCGTCCTCGAGCGCAAACAGCTCGATCGTGAACCCTGGATCACCGAAGCCGGAGAAACGTCAAGCCAATTCTCCGTTACCGCCTCCGCCGGAAGGAATAACGGACATGTACGCGTCGATCGACAAGAGAGCCAGCAAAACCGACGACCGATCGAAATCGATTCTGTCCAACGGGAAGTCCTTGGAGGATATGTATGCTAAAGttatgaagaagaaaaaggaggCTGCGGAGGAACAATCCGATCCGCATTTCAATACATACGGCGGTAGTTTGCATCACGAAAATATCGTCGGCTCTGTCGCGGGTACAGTTGCCAGGAAAACGAGTCTGGTCGAGACGAATCGAACTTCTTGGTCCAGCCACGAATCCGCGGAGACGCTAAGGAAGGAGCTCGATATCTCTGGCTGCACCTTCGCATCCAGTGTCCCGAGCGGAAGCATCGTTCGCGCGACCGACTCGGATGCGTCAAATTTGTTAAATGTTGTCGGCGATATCGTTAATGAAAATACGGCCTCTGGATCAGTCTCGGGATCTGGATCTGGATCTGGATCGGGATCGGGATCGGCATCAGGATCGGGATCGGTCTCGGTCTCTGACTCGTACACGTCGAAGGATTCGCGATACAGTCACAGCAACGATTACGGCTACGAAGCGGTCGCCTCCGAACAATCGCTGAAGCGCGCGACGCGCGATCTGAACTACGAGCCGCTTCGGGCGCGATTGGATTCGAGTTCCCCAGCAGATACCGGTGCTTCGTCTGCTCGACACGCGTCTCGCGACGATTTGCTGACAAATTACACCGCGGTACCTTTGATGAAACACCGGCAGGCCAGCAACGCAAGCAGCGAAGATCCTGGCTACGAGAAGGTCAGGTTACGGAGAAGAATCGATGCAGACCACGACACCGACTCGGAGCCGAATTATGAAAGTATGCCGCACGATTCGGGCGAGCCGAATTATGCGTCGGTTTGTCGACCAGGAGACAGCGACACCGATCCCAACTACGAGTCCGTCAATCACGGTGATCCGAATTACGAGAGCGTGAAATACATGAGCGTCGCTCGATCTGTCGCCGATGATCCGCCCTACGAACAAGTCCACGGCTTCAAGTCCGATCCGAATCCGGACGGATACGAACAGGTCAAGAAATATTTGTACAGCGCGGACTACGAAAGGGTCCAACTGAATCGATCCATGGAACCGATCGGGAACGGAGACACCGACGACGAACAATACGTCCAAGTCTAACTGAAACGCTAATTTAAACGCCAATCATATCTCGCCATTCTCGATATTCTTCTTTCACGTTTTGCGGTCCGCCGCTGCTTTCATCTATATTTTGAAGCAGCACAGCAATTTCAATGCAACGCGatgcaaatgctgacgaaaacATCTTGCTATAATACTATTTATACGATATGTATGCCTGATCTGAGCATGCACGTACGCGTACGTCTTGTACCCGCACTTGTAATCCGTTTTATTAATCGGCTATTTCTACTTCTATACATTTTAGTACACCGCGTTAGCTTCCGCGCATTCTACTCGCCGCATACTCGACCCGCGTTTCGTACTGTATTATAGtacatgtataataaataacgcGCACTGCTTCGCTCGCAACACGGGACAAGAATTAATCAAGACGCACGAGCGAGATCTTATTTATTCGATCGAACGCGGTATTTGTTTGTTGGAGTTTGGTTAAAAGTCGACGCACGCTGACCACTTTTCTCTCACTTTCGAGCTAGATAGTGCTAGAAACTTTTCGCCGCGTTCATCATCTAGATGACAGCGATACGACTAATGCGGTACAACTATCGGCTAAAGTGGTTGACAAGTGACCCGTGTACGTTCTGCGTTGGTCCTTTACCACCTTATAGccctctttcatttatactacCTTTGCCTTCTCACTTTCCGTTGCATCCTTACGCTTTCTCAAGTAAAGCGTGACTTTGCTCGAGTTTCTtatgtatatactatactatgtaCGTATGCGTACCTGTTCGATTTTTTGTATAGTTGCTCGACGATCGATTAAACGAACCCCAATGACGGGCCTGTCGAAGCGGTACGCGCGACGATGTGATGCGATGTGTGGTGATAGCGCAAGGGTCAAAAAATCTTTGTATCTGTATATCTGTACACCCGCGGGGTACACGAGAAACACGTAAACCTCTCTCAAATAGCCGTCATATTTTTCTCCAATAGGATCGACTTAAAAGGACATGAGGAGAATTTTACAACGAAACATGCTTACTAACCGCAATcatttgtattcttttataTCCCATTGTAAAATAAAACGTTTTGTATACACAGTAAAGAATATCGTTTAGAATCGAATAtcgtctctttctttttctttttcctgAATGTGTTCTAGCTTCGATTTTGCTCGCCCGAAGCAGGACACAGATTCGCAATGGTCTCTGTGTCAGGTTTATCCGCGTCAACGAACATGTTGTCTCGTCTTTATCGACTTTTTACAACTCCGTTGTCCCGATGCAACCGTTACACACGGTTAACcggaaaatatgaaaatatcgtATTGTTGTGGTCGTAGACAGATTCATGGTCGATGGACTGATCGATGAAAAtggaaagaaaattcatcgtattGCAGATTATTTCCCGCTTTTTCTTCCtttgcactctctctctcactctcttcctctctctctctctctctctctctctctctctctctctctctctctctttctgttatAACGCCATCGAATAAAATACGATTACATCGTACTCCGCTTTTCTTTTCAAAAGTTAAGCTAATATTTCGTACACGTGCTTGACCAAGATCGTGTATCCCAAGCTATTTAATTGTGATTGTCGCCGATACGTATCGCGAGAACGCGCGAAAACGAACAACGGCTAGACCGAATCAAACCAAACAGAATCGGATCGGATCgagtcgaatcgaatcgaagcgCCAAGAAATCACGCGAGCAAATATTGTTCGCGCAACAGCGAATCGAATGAACTCGGTACGacgtaaaaatatatttagcATTCTTTTCGAGGAACGTTGCGGTCGCGAGTTATCCGCGACTAAATCGATTTTGCGGTCTTTATCAGGTCTGTTGTATCGATCGAGGACGTTGGCATTAATTGTCTCTTGTCTGGGCGCGTATCTAGAACGTGACGTGATCATTTTGAAGGGGTCGCTGATTCTTTCGCAGAGACGTCTGTAAACGTTGTCGCGCTCCGTAACGCTCGGAGATCGCCACGACCGACGCGTCTTTGCCCAGCACACGATGCTCGCTGGAATACACGTTTCCCGACGTTTCCGTTTGTGTCATACACCGCCGTTTTGGTTGCACATCTCCTCGGCACACGTTTGCTCGGATTCAGATTTCGATTCCGCTTCGGACGCGGACGTGGAC
The window above is part of the Megalopta genalis isolate 19385.01 chromosome 2, iyMegGena1_principal, whole genome shotgun sequence genome. Proteins encoded here:
- the LOC117227224 gene encoding uncharacterized protein LOC117227224 isoform X1 yields the protein MIRPFLEEDAWCYWVVSVGALLSFLGFIAACICSCRRSETKNEFLGLAGMVTLNSAENESFAGIPNDVSARATSQDTADIGRRTIGANRSLPDIPKDKRHDDTAESVSQDIYEITETTADNSELYATVQGAGLTVEVSEHEIQQVNQQNSSIRKNSTRRYSRFVSVASDNGTNEVEHPYAQLKDVQKTEANQGSSRDNVWSPIDTRIPSASTSQDGEKNPVAPPRTRRSSSHNSLLSDDIASRGGEIQAANAISGGVQANQELPYMTPPLLMLLPPSQSQSQSQSQSQSQPQLETPSQSQLLQLPQQPQSQPQSQSQSQTQSQSQQTQLSRSSQPQPTSPQQHFSGDSQDSKGYTSISVREPLANIIAQTKTTCRQNQSGRLLTDPHYATVSDDSDEMYAAIDEQDKVYTSGSETYAQIQPTTTETQRAIQTEQASFPMMSRAPSRSDEAQSAAPQPPSVDSLRHVAHAHSRQASSSSANSSIVNPGSPKPEKRQANSPLPPPPEGITDMYASIDKRASKTDDRSKSILSNGKSLEDMYAKVMKKKKEAAEEQSDPHFNTYGGSLHHENIVGSVAGTVARKTSLVETNRTSWSSHESAETLRKELDISGCTFASSVPSGSIVRATDSDASNLLNVVGDIVNENTASGSVSGSGSGSGSGSGSASGSGSVSVSDSYTSKDSRYSHSNDYGYEAVASEQSLKRATRDLNYEPLRARLDSSSPADTGASSARHASRDDLLTNYTAVPLMKHRQASNASSEDPGYEKVRLRRRIDADHDTDSEPNYESMPHDSGEPNYASVCRPGDSDTDPNYESVNHGDPNYESVKYMSVARSVADDPPYEQVHGFKSDPNPDGYEQVKKYLYSADYERVQLNRSMEPIGNGDTDDEQYVQV
- the LOC117227224 gene encoding uncharacterized protein LOC117227224 isoform X2; the encoded protein is MIRPFLEEDAWCYWVVSVGALLSFLGFIAACICSCRRSETKNEFLGLAGMVTLNSAENESFAGIPNDVSARATSQDTADIGRRTIGANRSLPDIPKDKRHDDTAESVSQDIYEITETTADNSELYATVQGAGLTVEVSEHEIQQVNQQNSSIRKNSTRRYSRFVSVASDNVEHPYAQLKDVQKTEANQGSSRDNVWSPIDTRIPSASTSQDGEKNPVAPPRTRRSSSHNSLLSDDIASRGGEIQAANAISGGVQANQELPYMTPPLLMLLPPSQSQSQSQSQSQSQPQLETPSQSQLLQLPQQPQSQPQSQSQSQTQSQSQQTQLSRSSQPQPTSPQQHFSGDSQDSKGYTSISVREPLANIIAQTKTTCRQNQSGRLLTDPHYATVSDDSDEMYAAIDEQDKVYTSGSETYAQIQPTTTETQRAIQTEQASFPMMSRAPSRSDEAQSAAPQPPSVDSLRHVAHAHSRQASSSSANSSIVNPGSPKPEKRQANSPLPPPPEGITDMYASIDKRASKTDDRSKSILSNGKSLEDMYAKVMKKKKEAAEEQSDPHFNTYGGSLHHENIVGSVAGTVARKTSLVETNRTSWSSHESAETLRKELDISGCTFASSVPSGSIVRATDSDASNLLNVVGDIVNENTASGSVSGSGSGSGSGSGSASGSGSVSVSDSYTSKDSRYSHSNDYGYEAVASEQSLKRATRDLNYEPLRARLDSSSPADTGASSARHASRDDLLTNYTAVPLMKHRQASNASSEDPGYEKVRLRRRIDADHDTDSEPNYESMPHDSGEPNYASVCRPGDSDTDPNYESVNHGDPNYESVKYMSVARSVADDPPYEQVHGFKSDPNPDGYEQVKKYLYSADYERVQLNRSMEPIGNGDTDDEQYVQV